The Nicotiana tabacum cultivar K326 chromosome 1, ASM71507v2, whole genome shotgun sequence genome segment tgTAGATCGTTTATCAGAAGATGATCTTGCCCAATCAGCATTTGTGTACCCAATAACTTActcgtggcctcgatcctcgaatagtaatgCTTTGCCTGGATCTGACTTTATACCAAAGAATATTaacaactgcatcccagtgactatcatagggaaaatccataaactgacttacaacactcaccgaaAAAGAAATGttaggtctagtcactgtgaggtaattcaattgtccaaccaacctcctatatctcgtagggtctctaagaggctccccctgtccaggcagaagcttagcattcaGATCCATAGAagagtcaataggtctgcaaTCCATCATTcaagtctcctcaagaatgtctaaggcatacttccgctgtgtaataacaatacctgagctagactgagcgaccacaatacctagaaaatactttagtctgcccagatccttagtttggaagtgctgaaagagatgttgcttcagattagtaataccatcctgatcgttgccaataataacaatatcatcaacataaaccaccagataaatacacagattcgGAGTAGAATGctgataaaacacagagtgatcagcctcactacgagtcatgccgaactcctgaataattatgctgaacttaccaaaccaggctcgaggggactgtttcaaacgATATAGTGACCTGCACAATCTGCATACATAACCACTAAACTCCCcatgagcaacaaaaccaggtggttgctccatataaacttcctcgtcaagatcaccgtggagaaaagcattcttaatgtctaactgataaagaggccaatgacaTACAACAGCCATGGACAAAAAAGACAAacagatgctactttagccacgggagagcatgatgtaagaactgcatccccccCAAAACGCAAtggagcatgagattgtatgagtagggtacgagtaGTTTCAATAAGATATCTATTATTTCTTttagctaccccattttgttgagatgtgtacggataagatgtttgatgaataatcccatgagatttcataaactgctgaaatgggaaagacaaatactctcgggaatttatcactacgaaatgtgcgaatagaaaccccaaattggttttgaatttcagcgtgaaaggtctggaaaatagaaaacaactcagatcgatttttatcaaaaatatcccaGTGCACCTAGAATAgtcatcaatgaaactaacaaagTAGTGGAATCCTAATgtagaactgacccgactaggaccccaaacatctgaatggactaaagtaaaaggtgactttGAGCAGACacaaaacaactttgaaaagtCGCCGAAAAAAGGGTTCCAGTCAACTAATTTTTCTTCCCGGagtcgctggaatttatgcacaacGATAATCTCTCACGattgctctaataccatgtgagaaggcacagGAGAAAATATGACATATTGATATTGTATGTTCAATACAATAGAaaaggtccttatttatagctatactatacaaggacatactactcctattccaatgtgggacaaaaCTACATTATGTACATATCTAACACAAACatcttattttttctttgaacaaagattttgttcttttgactggacTTTTCTTTTGTATTACACTCACTTTTGTAATGACCAGTCTTGCCACCGTGTGTTTGTTCTTAGGAAGTGTGAtttacttgcttttgggatcccacttaggtgctggggtcccatagccaagtcctctcttattgctACTATGATGCTCTTGTAGCCAGGATAGTGCATAAGAGGACTTATTcggatttgcaagttctgtctagttcatgcttcaCCTTGCTTAGATCTTCttttaggactcttatctgctcatctctcttgtacaactcatccttcatttttcctagattttcttctaaggtgaggtatatgtgatcagctttctttttacctgttcctaatttcagttttaaattttcagatctaagtACTAAGAcagtggtgtcaagttcaagaacctggttcttcaactcagtatttttactatcactttcactagccctGAGTTCCAtatttttgcacttagctttaAGGATTACACATTCCCTAGACAGCTATTCTTTCTTATTGTTTATGACttcagactcatcaatgaagtctagcagTAATTCAAATAGCTTTTcgttagacaaaaatttaatcttgtctttgagatgaatcacatttacctcttgttcatcatctaattctccaatggccataagtgcttgttcatctctagcttcatcttctgaatcctcatctgagctttctcctcaagaagaaaccatagcctttgttgatcctttgttcttcttgggttgaacctattccttcttcctgtttcttCGTTAAGtcctttctttcttccattcagCTTCCCACTGAGGAAAATTCTTGATCATATGGttagtcttaccacatttgtagcagctCTCGTTGGTCTGTTTTTCAGGGGCCCTTGGTTTGTTAAAGGTTGCAcatcttgaagaaccctttcctctcattaggtacttcttgaaatcccttgtgatcatagccatttcatcatcctctaatCTGCACCTTCAGTtattctgagagccagacttctttccttcttgggtgcatccatcttcatggtttgccttctcagttcatgggcagtgagatttccaatcagctcatctaacttgagagtagcaatgttctttgtTTCATGAATAGCAGTGATTTGGCTTTCCCAAGTTACTGGCAAGACCCTTGccaagattttctcaaccttgtcttcttcaaggataattcttcaaagagacttaagttcatttgttagtgttgtgaaccttgtgtacatctcttggatgatttctccttccttcatggtgaaattctcatattgagaatacaataGTGTTCCTTTTGATTCTTTAcatgaggagttccttcatgggccacttgtaGAGTGTCCCAGATCTCCTTAGCATTAGTACATCTTTGAATTCTGCTGTACTCTTTTGGACCTAGTTCACACACacgccatttcttggccttggcattcttttccCACTTCTTTAAATCTTCAGCAGTACAGTCAACTCtagtctttggcacatccactccttcagcattcttcttagTAGTAGCCAGGGGACCATCAATAACAATGTCCcaaagttcatagtcttctcctatgatgtggtctctcatcctgttcttccactaggaatagtactggccattaaagagtggaggcctagtaATGGATTGTCCTTCCcggtttccaggtggtgcactcatcctgatatgttcctaaggtgttagcctcttcaaggataacctgcgtTGATACCAGTTGATGTTCTATACTTCAATACCATACAAGagggagggtgatttgtgtggtgcccAATTTTTCATTTAacctgattatagaaggacctggttcttctatgtgttctaactactactgttgcggaataataaatatagaaattaaagaacacaaagattttacgtggaaaacacctggctcaaaaggtgaaaaaaatcacgacctactttccagtaggattttcccaaactctccactaaaatcactaagccaaaaactgcatttacaaaaactcttttgtaaacctcagattaactctaatcccgttgtagcacacaacctcaactgttgcgacaacttcaagttaactctaacttgaaaactctaagtacctaataaAACTGCTTCTAGATAaaactgaaaggtacaatatTAAAACACCttctacaattgaactagaataaaaagaCAGACGCttggaactagttcttctatctggttcaagtagcttcaggattgcacgcttgaatcacacataaattgcttgcaaaattgccttgctattttgctcccaattcacgtttaacttctgcttatgtgcattacctgtaaaagagaacaacactgatatttatggAGTTAGTAAAAAGAGATTGACTAGAATacagatgctactcttccttggtggaagagttctagttggtCTCATCCTCTAACTCTATCCATTTCTTAAGCCGTGTttctctttgtgtaaggagtctttctctttatccaatatgcaaccttttcgatcaggatcaGGAGATATCATTTCTGGTAAATTAGGTTATCtctttcacgtgcatctcacatgtttgagTTGATCataactgtgcttcacaagatagacctggtccatgtctgagttcctttgtcagtcttcaaaacttcacctttacttgggccaacagagatacacgcgcaacgcgtgtactctaagactagttaatttgaaaaacactaaATTttagcagcaattagtgtttagccaagcttttaaaaattgcTTCTATGTGTATTTTTcccaaaagtgtttttcaaaaaagtgtttttggctggagagaaactacttttttctacatctccaaaattgcttctgcttatcctcaaaaacattttttttttccttccaaaatcttggccaaacactttaactttgaattaaaaaaaaagtgacTATAAgatcttttattttattgatttttctttaCCTTTGTCTCCTTATTAGTTGGAGTGACCCAAACAGTACCGCAAtaacaaaagaacaaaaagaaaaagaaaaaaaagtgtttgCCATTGAGAGCATATCTTTCATAGTAATTATAACATATCAAGAAGATGATTAAAGTTGTGCCactctatatttatatatttacatGCATACTTCCTTTTTCCTTTCTGTCCCGAactgaataaaaaaaaaaagactcgTTGGCGTGCTTTATTTtctatataaaacctcaaaaagctACTACAATTGGCCATCTCTCTTGATAATTAAACTGAACAATCTATTTTGTTTGGtcaaaactgaagaaataatcatgcAATTAGATTAGATGAAGTGAATAATGTTGTTTGGTTAAATCAGAAGAAAGTCAAAGCTAAACTAAAAGGTTGAGTGAGCAAAAAGCGAAGGCCATTATTTGATGGACCTAACTCCATACACACGTACCACCTTTTCTAAACCTCTATAGCGAAAAAATTACAGTTAGGATTTTTATAGTCATACCCACCTCATATGACTCTCCCTTTTCTATCAAATATAATTCCTAACTTCTATGCTACCCAGTTTCACCctttatttgtctttttttttttcggtGGACAAGAAGGACATAGGTTGGTCATTTCTCAGTCTTCCATTTTGTCCCTTAGCTTGTCCAAAGAATAAACAGACTCCAGACAAGCATATTAAACATCTAAAGACTCAAATGTACGTTGTATCATAAATCTCGGTGTTTAAAGGAACTGAATTTTAAGTAACATTATAGCCTAGGAAAACGTTAAAGAGATTTCAATAAGAGACACTAGTGATTTGATTTTTGGTCGGGATTGAGTTAGAAAAGATTTGGGAAAGACGAAACACTCATATATAGGCAATCAAAAGCAAGAAATAAacgaaataaaagaaagcaacAGTGTTCCAGCAGAGCTTGAGTATAAGTAATATGGGTTCGGCAAATCTAGTGATTTTTGCTTAGACTTTATATTTGTATTAGAAtaattatcatatatatatatatatatatatatatatatatatatatatatatatatctaaatatatatgaAGTTTTAGTAACTTAGACGAgttcttcttgagccgagggtcttccggAAACAACATCTTTACTTCTTCGGGGTAGAGATAAGGTATGtatacactctaccctccccagaccccactcaTGAGATTTTActagattgttgttgttattataacCAAGAAGAGTTATGGATTGATGTCAAACTCAaaactcataaacttcaaataGAAGCCCGTTTACAAGTTGAGAAGTGGTTGGAAGGTAATTGAAGAAACAAGTTGAGTGTAGTGGCCAGTTTAGACATGACCTTTTGGCTCGATGATGGCAGTTTTAGCATGCCTATTCATGGGCAAACGATTAGAGAACGACACATTTACACCTCCCATGGCAGAAAACATGTGCTCtcaaccccccctcccccccccccccaaactcaaaaaatcaagaaagaaaaaactttaattttcttttcctctctttcaTGAGAAatatttttgttccttttcttGCCTAGCTAGTTCTTCCTTTGTCTTCTACCTTGAAATCATTTATCATTCTATTATTcgccccacccccccccccccaacccaaaCCATACCTAAAACCACTATTAGCATGAAAAGGTATATTTATATGTTTTTCTTCATATTGAAATTTATAAAATCATGAGAAATAAACCATCAAAACATTGTTTCATATATTGATGAAAAAGTCTTACTAACTAGGTATCATTCCAAAATGTACTTAAAGAGTTGGTGGCCAAAAATAAAGATCAAAGAGATAGGCGTAATTAAATAGTAAATAAAATCTTATATATGGACTCACTAGTGAATCCTGAGAGGTTCCCACTTGGTTAATTTCACGTACGGATTACCTAAGGGATCTccgtttggaagttgaaagaCGAGCATTTTGAACAAATATAGCTCTATCTCttgctttatttcctttttttttttttagttttcatttAATTACCATGGGTTTAGTATTTGTTTTAGCTTTCAGTAAGATAAGGAATATTGTGTTTTAACCACTCAAAGGTGAGGTGCCAAAATGCCGTCCGACTCTTACAAGATTTAATAGGAAGGGCTTAGGAGTACAATTTAAATAACATGAGGTGTTGAATAGGAACCACGCAAAGACCAAGTGTCATAATGCAAAGTCGGGAAATATTTGAGGGTCTCCAATATATCTGGCCTAAAAATGGATAGGCAAAGGCAAAATGAAGGATTCTGTCAATGTATAATACATGTTCCTTGTATATATAGTAGACCAGAAAGTATGCAGGCAAGCACGGAATGCCAAGATGATTGTGGAATACGTGCAGAATCAAAAACCAATTGAACAGAACAATTTTATGATATGTGGGCTCCAGATTAGTCAACAGTCAACTTAAATATCAATAGTTATTGTACtatatactttattatattaattattcttAATAAAAGGAGCCTCAGAGCAACATTAAAATGTCTTTATGTGGCATATAATGGGTTCGAATCGTGAAAGTAACGACTAGTATTTGTGTTAGAATAGACTGTCTACATCATATATACCCCTAAGATGTGGTTTTTTCTCGGACCCTGCATAAATGTGAGATGTTGACCCCTTGTTTTTAAATTATTCTTAATCTCCTCATTTctttgaggaaaaagaaaatgaggaaTTTAATCAATCATGATAGGAAGTTCGGTTGTACAAGATTTGAATGGATTTTTAGAAATGATCCAAGAACAGAAATAACCTAAGATAATTCTCAATTTAATTCACCAACTGATTTTCCCTCCTCGATATTTTTCGTTCTTTTCCTCTTCAGTAGTACCATTAGATTATTCGTTTACTTCCTTTTTTGCTTCAAAGAGAAGAAtattacttaaagaaaataaatCATACAGATGCATCTGTATTATAGAAATAATGTTCGTTAGCCTCTCATCATTCATCTTTTACTATGTCcaaagaataaagaagaatttaCGGGAAAAATTCTGGTAATATATACATAAGGTCTTATATATGGAGTTCATTGCAATGAAACTACGTATTCTATTATTCTGATCCCATTTTTTCTAGTACATACTACTTCATAGTTCATAATAAAAGGGGGGAGGGAATCATAGTACAAACCTTTTTACAAGGTTCGAGCTTTATGCTCAATTAATTAGCTTATACTATTCACTTTTGATTCTCCTCCCTATATTCAAGCTTATCAAGAAGGGTTCAAATTCTCATGTGCAAAAATATACTAATTTTTGTAATTCGAAGAGGAAGAGAACAGAATAGGTGAAACAACCCATGGAGAAATCAGAATGGCCTTCTCCTATACTAGTACTATAATTTAAGAAACGGATCCAATATATGTTGATTAATGCCATAATTATTTGGTTTcttaattattcttttaaataatgagcTAATATTTTTTGGGTGCTTCTATAATTTCTCAAGTTTTGTCTATTTACAATGGTATGTATATTATATTATTGTGTGTCTATTTCGACAAACATGTATATATAATTGAATATACatctatatatacataaaatatgatttaattaatatgGCGGTGGTCCATCTACTGCTAATTTGCCTTGCATGTCAAGCGATCTTTTTATAcgccccacccccaccccccaaatGCCCGATCTTTTTGTCTATGTCTCATCGACATCTATTCCAAAAGAattattactatatatatatcattttgtttatatatttttaaattatctcCTCTTATAGTTTTCTGTTTTATCAATttatcaaaagaagaaaaaagcagCTCGTTTTCCCTCGTTCTCTTGGATCCTCTCTGTCAAAATTTATCAAGAATATAAATACATCACGTAGTAATAGTAGTATTTTGTGAGCGAATTGTAGGCGGAAGTTGAGAAGATTAGTAATAAACTTATTCCTCAGTAAAGAATCAAAAGGGAACAATATCTTGATAATTCTTGGACCGTATTTTTCTTTATCGAAATTCATACAAACTTTTcagttatattttataaaaacatAAGTTAATGCAAATATGCTTTCTGTAATttaatattattactattatgctAGTAGTACGCccaccgggggggggggggaggggattGCCGTGTGCTTTTGAGAAGACAGTTCCGTAGCTTTTGCTTTAGTAGTCAAGAGAGAGGTCTGAAAACAAAGATGTGGAAGCCTTAGAGAGCtttacaaagaaagaaagaaaggaaaaaaaccaACTGGCCACATTTCTTTCTACGACTTCTTCCCTtctcctctctctctcacacacacagaGAACTATACACAGAGAAACCGTACCTCTTCATGCTCTCCTTAATTTAGCAAAGGAAGTTAAAGGTAAGTCGTTTCCATTTGTATGACATATATAGTTTGAGTCAAAATAGAGtttaacaaagaaatgaaaacttTTGAATATTTATCTTGaacatacatatatatttttttattataaattaaagttttaaaatttgTAGTCTAAATATATATGTCATAACTTTGTGTGACTTTAAAAGCTTTATCATTAATGGTGTAAAGaaaaattcaagttaaattattttaaaatatataaaccTAATAAGTATTCTTTTTTTTAATGAAGTAATATGAAAATAAGTATATAAACTAGAACGTAGAGAGTAGCAAATATATAGGGATAGATAGGTATGAGGGCGCGCACCTTTTCCTTTATCCCTGCTGCTGTCTTCAGTTAAAGTTAGAAGGAAAATTTTGGTGTTTTGCTGGGGTACTTAaagccatttagcgaatttcatgcccccccccccccccccaaaaaaaaaaaaaaaaaccataatACTTCTCTTCCTTTCTATTCCAtgtctttcttctctcttttctttccttattcAACATCTTAATTTCTCTCGCTCTTCCCTTCTCCTATAATCTTCCTGTTGGCTTATTTTTAGGGTATGTGTcttggtttgatttttttttttttcgtattTATTTTGTTTCAGATATTCATTTGCCTATTCATCTTTAaattatgtttttctttcttgaGTTTTTATGATTTTTGGGAGATATGGACTATGGATTTCATTTTAGAGTTTCAGAACAAcacttattaattttttattttggctCCGCAGGAGCAGCTGATAGCATAAAGCTTGACAAAGGGTATTGGTTGATATCAAAGGTGTAGTAATTAATATCAAGGAAATCCTGAGGGAGGATTATATATGGAAGATTTTAATTTAAGTTGATAGTCATAAAGTATTATCTCAACTTTAcaaagggatcaataaagaaggTGGAATCTATGAATAAGAGTAGTAGCAGTCATCAATTGGGATCCATAAGCAGTTGTGATCTCATTGATGCAAAGCTTGAGGAACATCAATTGTGTGGATCCAAACAGTGTCCTGGTTGTGGACAAAAGCTCGACGGAAAGCCGGTACAGAATTTTACATTTCATAATTACTCTATATTCTTAGCTCCCTATATCAGATAGATTATGGAAAAAATGTTCTGTTCAAAAAAAAGTGTGATTTCGTTTTCTTTCTTGCAATTTTTCTGATATTTTTTTGAGGTTTTAGTAGagaattttttgtttttatttatgtTAAGCTAGTGTAATGTATTTAATGGAGCTTAAATTAGTGCAGGATTGGGTAGGTCTACCAGCAGGGGTGAAGTTTGATCCAACAGATCAAGAATTGATAGAACATCTTGAAGCAAAAGTAGTGTctaaaaaagaatcaaaatcccACCCTTTGATTGATGAGTTCATCCCTACTATTGAAGGTGAAGATGGGATTTGCTACACTCATCCTGAGAAGCTTCCAGGCAATTACTTGTACCATAATTAAGAAATTACTTCTTTCCTCCCAATTTAATATCAGTGTTCAAATTTCGAGAGTATTTTTTTACGATAATTTTTTCAcgtctttcaaatattttaaattattaattatagtATGTTTTATAGTAttatttatgtgatttttaaatatgtacttattttaaaaaatttaaagtttttaTGTGCAAATTTACGATCaaaattgagaagtttgattCTCAAAATGTGAATTGTGCCACATAAATTGGGCAGAAGGAGTAGTAGGTTTTACTATGTTGCTCTCTTTTCTGCTAAGGCAGGTGAAAAATTTGAATGGATTTTAGCTAGCTAGCTAGATTTCGTTTATATTATTATCTTGCATGTTTTTTCTCACTGACCTTGAAGAGATAAAACACTTTTAGCAGTTTGTTGCACCTAAGTAAACCTAACTTTGAATTTGCATATGAGTAGGTGTTACAAAGGATGGACTGAGTAGACATTTCTTCCACAGACCATCAAAAGCTTACACAACTGGGacaagaaaaagaaggaaaatccaAACAGAATGCGACTTACAAGGCGGCGAAACGCGGTGGCACAAGACAGGCAAAACTAGGCCAGTGATGGTAAACGGCAAGCAAAAAGGGTGCAAGAAAATTCTAGTACTGTACACAAACTTTGGGAAGAACAGAAAACCAGAAAAGACAAATTGGGTAATGCATCAATATCATTTAGGACAgaatgaagaagaaagagaaggtgAACTTGTGGTGTCAAAGATATTTTATCAGACTCAGCCTAGGCAATGTAATACAACTACTTGGTCTAATAATGAGAGGAGTATTAATACTGGGGATCATAGTGGCAGTGGGAGCTGTTCTTCTTCTAAGGAAATCAATAATATTAATCCTAATTCTCATAGTCATAGGGATGAACTTTCTGCTGTTGCTGTTGGTGTTGCCATGTCCAGTAATTACAATACTTTCAACATTCAACAACTTAAAGCTGACCATTTTAGCTTTCTTCCATTTAGAAAAAATTTTGATGAGGTATTATTCTgctcctttttatttatttatttatttatttattataatccCTTTTCTAGCGcttgttttcttcaaaatcataTAAAATCTTTGAAACTAAAAAATAAGGGCAGTCAGTCTGATGCATAAAGCATTTCGTATTCACACAGGGTCCGAAAAGGGGCCACACCTCATGGGGTGTGATGTAGATAGTCTatcctaatgcaagtattagtggctgcttccacaaCTCAAACCCGTGACCTATAAATATTCTTTCAGACTAAGTattaaaatgaaaagagaaaaatttaaatttatctGCTTTTTTGCATATTGAATCAAACTATTGATATTCTTGTGGATTTATAGCATTATTGTaacttttatttcctttttctcgtTTCTACCTTTctaattttctttttcctatCTCTGATATATTATTTCTTTTTCACCGTGAGATACTCAAGACATAGCTAGTATTTGGTCCTAAGATTAATTAGCTTCACCAAAATCCAAGTTCATCCATGACATTAATCAATAATCAGTCTTCACAGCACATTGCTTAAAGACTCAGCATGATGAAAACCATACCAGACTTGCTTGACAACAACAACCATCAAATGATGTTAATTATGTTAAATTACTTTATTATAAAGGTAGTATATTAAAGCATGAAATTTACTAGGAGAATATTTCTTAAAGAGAATACATAAAAAATACTACTGTATTACTTAGTGCTAGCTAAAATAGTTTAAGTATTGAGAGACATTTTTTACAGGCAGGGATTATGGATGCAGATGCTTCAATGGCAAGTGAAGCAGCAGCGCCAGCAGGCACGTGCGAAGAACCTGAGTCCCAGAGGCAACATCCCCATCACGTGACCaatgaaccttctcaccaacATCATCACCATCATCAGAATCAGATTGCAACTAGTGCAGCATTCAACATTAGCAGGCCATCCCCTCCACTTTCAGCCATTATAGCTCCACCTCCTCCTCTACATCACACTTCCGTTATTCTTGACCACGATTCCTTCCATGTTCCCAGGAATTATAATTTTCAGGTAACTCAGCAACACAAATATACTTTTTCCCTTCCTAATGAACTATATTACTCTCGCTACCCCAATTCATGTCAAAGCGTTCGGATTTCGAGAGTCAAATGAATTATTATTTGACCATAATTTTTTCATATGCTTTTTAgatatttcaaaaaatatagagTAATTATTTTGACTTATAGTGTTTTTACATTGTTTTCAAATATGTTAATCTTATTTTGAAAAACTGAATTCTTTTATGTCCAAATGCATGACAAAATTAACAAGTTTGAATTCCGAAACCTAAAAGTATCAAATAGATGGAGTAAGAAAAAGGAGGTGGAGGACTACATTAATGATGGTTTACATGTCAGCAAAAAGTAGGAAACATTAAATTATGTTTTCCCTATAGGAGTTTTAATATCCATGTTTCTTGCAGACAATACATGACCACAGATATGATTATGTTCAGGTTTTGTTCTAATTAGTGTATATTTcggcagcaacaacaacagcagcaacatCATAAACTAGGAGCAAGGTCTGCATCTGGATTGGAAGAACTCATAATGGGGTGCACTTCATCAACTGATATCAAAGAGGTACACAATATACAGTCACCAACTTTTTTACCGTATCATTCTTTCGTGTCATATTACTAACAACTATgcaagagaaaaggaaaaaagatagTCCGGTTGGAAAGGAGAAGAAAGATATATCCTGCTTCTTTTATTTGTCAgagtattatttttctttttctctttttctctttattcttTGCCATTTTCCtgctttttataattttattttcaagCATCATATCAAACTCAGAAAAACTAAGAAAATTATTGGTACTAACAGCGAGGGATACACACCCAGACCTTGCTAATTTTAACCAATTCTCAGTTTTGGTAATACTCAATTGTTCTCGTTTTTTGAGccaagggtctttcggaaacagtctctctaccctgggtaggggtaaggtctgcgtacatactaccctccccagatcctaCTAGTGCGatttctgttgttgttgttggtaataCTTTGCCATAATTGGTTCTTGCATGCATGGGATTCTGCAGTCAAAAGGTGACTATGATCAAAACCCTTTTCTTGTGGTATTTTTCTTTTAAGAGAAAGTTATGGAAAAGAAAG includes the following:
- the LOC107807694 gene encoding NAC domain-containing protein 75 isoform X1 — translated: MNKSSSSHQLGSISSCDLIDAKLEEHQLCGSKQCPGCGQKLDGKPDWVGLPAGVKFDPTDQELIEHLEAKVVSKKESKSHPLIDEFIPTIEGEDGICYTHPEKLPGVTKDGLSRHFFHRPSKAYTTGTRKRRKIQTECDLQGGETRWHKTGKTRPVMVNGKQKGCKKILVLYTNFGKNRKPEKTNWVMHQYHLGQNEEEREGELVVSKIFYQTQPRQCNTTTWSNNERSINTGDHSGSGSCSSSKEINNINPNSHSHRDELSAVAVGVAMSSNYNTFNIQQLKADHFSFLPFRKNFDEAGIMDADASMASEAAAPAGTCEEPESQRQHPHHVTNEPSHQHHHHHQNQIATSAAFNISRPSPPLSAIIAPPPPLHHTSVILDHDSFHVPRNYNFQQQQQQQHHKLGARSASGLEELIMGCTSSTDIKEESSLTNPQEADWLKYSSFWPDPENTDHHE
- the LOC107807694 gene encoding NAC domain-containing protein 75 isoform X2 — encoded protein: MNKSSSSHQLGSISSCDLIDAKLEEHQLCGSKQCPGCGQKLDGKPDWVGLPAGVKFDPTDQELIEHLEAKVVSKKESKSHPLIDEFIPTIEGEDGICYTHPEKLPGVTKDGLSRHFFHRPSKAYTTGTRKRRKIQTECDLQGGETRWHKTGKTRPVMVNGKQKGCKKILVLYTNFGKNRKPEKTNWVMHQYHLGQNEEEREGELVVSKIFYQTQPRQCNTTTWSNNERSINTGDHSGSGSCSSSKEINNINPNSHSHRDELSAVAVGVAMSSNYNTFNIQQLKADHFSFLPFRKNFDEAGIMDADASMASEAAAPAGTCEEPESQRQHPHHVTNEPSHQHHHHHQNQIATSAAFNISRPSPPLSAIIAPPPPLHHTSVILDHDSFHVPRNYNFQVLF